In the Brassica napus cultivar Da-Ae chromosome A7, Da-Ae, whole genome shotgun sequence genome, one interval contains:
- the LOC106353324 gene encoding NADH dehydrogenase [ubiquinone] iron-sulfur protein 5-B has protein sequence MASGWGITGNKGRCYDFWMDFSECMSHCREPKDCSLLREDYLECLHHSKEFQRRNRIYKEEQRKLRAASKKGQDTGGDATHTSNH, from the exons ATGGCGTCGGGGTGGGGAATAACGGGGAACAAAGGGAGATGTTACGATTTCTGGATGGATTTCAGCGAGTGTATGTCTCACTGCAGAGAGCCCAAGGATTGCTCTCTTCTTCGCGAAGACTACCTCGAGTGTCTTCACCATTCCAAAGAG TTCCAACGAAGAAACAGGATATACAAAGAGGAACAACGTAAACTAAGAGCAGCTTCAAAGAAAGGCCAAGATACCGGCGGTGATGCCACTCATACTAGTAATCACTAG
- the LOC106353323 gene encoding small nuclear ribonucleoprotein Sm D2-like isoform X2: MSRPMEEDTNGKTEEEEFNTGPLSVLMMSVKNNTQVLINCRNNRKLLGRVRAFDRHCNMVLENVREMWTEVPKTGKGKKKALPVNRDRFISKMFLRGDSVIIVLRNPK; this comes from the exons ATGAG TAGGCCAATGGAAGAGGATACCAAC GGAAAGACGGAAGAGGAGGAGTTCAACACCGGACCACTTTCTGTTTTGATGATGAGTGTTAAGAACAACACTCAGGTGTTGATCAATTGCCGCAACAACAGGAAACTCCTTGGTCGTGTTAGGGCTTTCGACAGGCACTGCAACATGGTTCTTGAAAACGTCAGAGAAATGTGGACTGAG GTACCGAAAACTGGGAAAGGAAAGAAGAAAGCTCTTCCCGTCAACAGAGATCGCTTCATTAGCAAGATGTTTCTCCGTGGTGACTCTGTCATTATCGTCCTCAGGAATCCCAAGTAA
- the LOC106353323 gene encoding small nuclear ribonucleoprotein Sm D2-like isoform X1: MSRPMEEDTNQGKTEEEEFNTGPLSVLMMSVKNNTQVLINCRNNRKLLGRVRAFDRHCNMVLENVREMWTEVPKTGKGKKKALPVNRDRFISKMFLRGDSVIIVLRNPK, translated from the exons ATGAG TAGGCCAATGGAAGAGGATACCAAC CAGGGAAAGACGGAAGAGGAGGAGTTCAACACCGGACCACTTTCTGTTTTGATGATGAGTGTTAAGAACAACACTCAGGTGTTGATCAATTGCCGCAACAACAGGAAACTCCTTGGTCGTGTTAGGGCTTTCGACAGGCACTGCAACATGGTTCTTGAAAACGTCAGAGAAATGTGGACTGAG GTACCGAAAACTGGGAAAGGAAAGAAGAAAGCTCTTCCCGTCAACAGAGATCGCTTCATTAGCAAGATGTTTCTCCGTGGTGACTCTGTCATTATCGTCCTCAGGAATCCCAAGTAA
- the LOC106353327 gene encoding 60S ribosomal protein L7a-1 yields MAPKRGVKVVAKKKTEKVTNPLFERRPKQFGIGGALPPKKDLTRYIKWPKSIRLQRQKRILKQRLKVPPALNQFTKTLDKNLATQLFKVLMKYRPEDKAAKKDRLLKKAQAEAEGKPSESKKPIVVKYGLNHVTYLIEQNKAQLVVIAHDVDPIELVVWLPALCRKMEVPYCIVKGKSRLGTVVHQKTAACLCLTTVKNEDKLEFSKILEAIKANFNDKYEEYRKKWGGGIMGSKSQAKTKAKERVLAKEAAQRMN; encoded by the exons ATG GCACCGAAAAGGGGAGTGAAAGTGGTTGCCAAGAAGAAGACG GAGAAGGTTACTAATCCGTTGTTTGAGAGAAGGCCAAAACAATTCGGTATCGGTGGAGCTTTGCCTCCTAAGAAGGACTTGACTCGTTACATCAAATGGCCTAAGTCCATCCGTCTTCAAAGACAGAAGCGTATCCTTAAGCAGAGGCTCAAGGTCCCTCCGGCTTTGAACCAGTTCACCAAGACTCTTGACAAGAACCTTGCAACCCAGCTTTTCAAGGTTCTTATGAAGTACAGGCCAGAGGACAAAGCTGCAAAGAAGGATCGTCTTTTGAAGAAAGCTCAAGCCGAGGCTGAGGGAAAGCCTTCTGAATCCAAGAAGCCCATTGTCGTCAAGTATGGACTCAACCACGTGACTTACCTCATCGAGCAGAACAAGGCGCAGCTTGTTGTCATTGCACACGATGTTGACCCTATCGAGCTGGTCGTCTGGTTACCTGCACTTTGCAGAAAGATGGAAGTGCCTTACTGCATTGTCAAAGGCAAATCTCGTCTTGGAACG GTCGTTCATCAGAAGACAGCTGCTTGCTTGTGTTTGACCACTGTCAAGAACGAGGACAAGCTTGAGTTCAGCAAAATCCTTGAAGCCATCAAG GCAAACTTCAACGACAAGTACGAGGAGTACAGGAAGAAGTGGGGAGGAGGGATAATGGGATCCAAGTCTCAAGCCAAGACCAAAGCTAAGGAGAGGGTTCTTGCCAAGGAGGCTGCCCAGAGAATGAACTAA